One Gemmatimonadaceae bacterium genomic region harbors:
- a CDS encoding sulfite oxidase-like oxidoreductase produces the protein MALPSHDVRTRDKARIPPGQTRTEKWPVLHYGNVPHVDLATWRFEISGLVDEPHAWTFDELMAMPQEDTLCDIHCVTRWSRLDNRFTGVPVQALLQQVKPKPTAAYVLIHAEQGFTTNLPLSDLDRPGNLLAAYHDGRPLSPDHGWPLRLVVPHLYFWKSAKWVRGLEFLPHDEPGFWERNGYHMRGDPWQEERYSSFDIQQWMINRFRNASK, from the coding sequence ATGGCACTCCCGTCGCACGACGTCCGCACCCGCGACAAGGCCCGCATTCCCCCGGGGCAGACGCGCACGGAAAAATGGCCGGTCCTCCACTACGGCAACGTCCCCCACGTGGATCTCGCCACCTGGCGGTTCGAAATCTCGGGCCTGGTGGACGAGCCGCACGCGTGGACGTTCGACGAACTCATGGCCATGCCGCAGGAAGACACCCTCTGCGACATCCACTGCGTGACCCGCTGGAGCCGCCTCGACAACCGGTTCACGGGCGTGCCGGTGCAAGCCCTGCTCCAACAGGTGAAGCCCAAGCCCACCGCGGCGTACGTCCTGATCCACGCCGAGCAAGGATTCACGACCAATCTTCCCCTGAGCGACCTGGACCGGCCGGGCAATCTGCTGGCCGCCTACCACGACGGCCGCCCCCTGTCGCCCGACCACGGCTGGCCCCTGCGCCTGGTGGTGCCCCACCTGTACTTCTGGAAGAGCGCCAAGTGGGTGCGGGGATTGGAGTTCCTGCCCCACGACGAGCCCGGATTCTGGGAGCGCAACGGCTACCACATGCGCGGCGACCCCTGGCAAGAAGAGCGGTATAGCAGTTTCGATATCCAGCAGTGGATGATCAACCGCTTCCGCAACGCTTCCAAGTAG
- a CDS encoding ATP-dependent helicase encodes MTRIYPPRPREVAPSTRDLRAELNAEQWAAASHGSGPLLIIAGAGTGKTRTLVYRVAHLIDSGVGAERILLLTFTRRAAHEMLSRAERLVGSATARVQGGTFHSTGHRLLRQFGAAGGLPSDFTIMDQGDAEDLIQLSRAHLGYAQKNKRFPKKETLHHVYSRHINTEQAIEEILYQDFPRFVDYTGDITRIFADYTSRKTDRNLVDYDDLLLFWALLLEQSEALAARIAGQYDHILVDEYQDTNLLQARILRGMCRGHQNLSVVGDDAQSIYSFRGANFRNILEFPGQYPGTRLVTLEQNYRSTQPILDATNTLISRAEERFTKNLWTSRAGGEKPWLVTARDEQQQTRFVVDRVLELHEMGTPLREIAVLFRAGYMSADLEIELTNRKIPFEKWGGLKFLEAAHVKDVLAFLRVLDNPRDEVSWYRIFMLMPGIGDVTARAIIESMAERAWDPDAFTHFVPPPRARDAHQSLSTLLRLLRRASDDAGELGAQIDAIRHLYDDILRERYDRPDPRLADLDQLRTIAAGYPSRSAFLAALALDPPSNTQDLATGSSEAEDDALVLSTAHSAKGKEWDAVFVIWAVDGWIPLARAAESDDELEEERRLLYVAMTRARNHLAVSYPLNVYSSRRSMDYSMDQLSRFIDRGVREQMERVVLGDDAKPDPTAAPPTPDSPIDLRALLRGRFGGGGSGAGGGSGTGGGSGVG; translated from the coding sequence GTGACGCGCATCTACCCGCCCCGCCCGCGAGAGGTCGCCCCCTCCACCCGCGACCTGCGCGCCGAGTTGAACGCCGAGCAGTGGGCGGCCGCCTCGCACGGCAGCGGCCCGCTGCTCATCATCGCCGGTGCGGGCACCGGCAAGACACGAACCCTGGTGTACCGGGTGGCGCACCTCATAGACAGCGGCGTGGGCGCCGAGCGGATTCTGCTGCTCACCTTCACCCGCCGCGCCGCCCACGAGATGCTGTCCCGCGCCGAGCGGCTGGTGGGCTCGGCCACGGCCCGCGTGCAGGGCGGCACCTTTCACAGCACCGGCCACCGCCTGCTCCGCCAGTTCGGCGCGGCCGGCGGGCTGCCGTCGGACTTCACGATCATGGACCAGGGGGACGCAGAGGACCTGATCCAGCTCTCCCGCGCCCACCTGGGGTACGCCCAGAAGAACAAGCGCTTTCCCAAGAAGGAGACGCTGCACCACGTCTACTCCCGCCACATCAACACCGAGCAGGCCATAGAAGAGATTCTCTATCAGGATTTCCCGCGGTTCGTGGACTACACCGGCGACATCACGCGCATCTTCGCCGACTATACCAGCCGCAAGACCGACCGGAACCTGGTGGACTACGACGACCTGCTGCTCTTCTGGGCGCTGCTGCTCGAGCAGTCCGAGGCCCTGGCCGCGCGCATCGCCGGGCAGTACGACCACATTCTGGTGGACGAGTACCAGGACACGAACCTGCTGCAGGCGCGCATCCTGCGCGGCATGTGCCGCGGCCACCAGAACCTGAGCGTGGTGGGCGACGACGCGCAGAGCATCTATTCGTTTCGCGGCGCCAACTTTCGCAATATTCTCGAATTCCCCGGGCAGTATCCGGGCACGCGGCTGGTCACGCTGGAGCAGAACTACCGGTCCACACAGCCCATTCTCGACGCCACCAACACGCTCATCTCGCGGGCCGAGGAGCGGTTCACCAAGAACCTGTGGACGTCGCGGGCGGGCGGGGAGAAGCCGTGGCTGGTGACGGCGCGCGACGAGCAGCAGCAGACGCGGTTCGTGGTGGATCGCGTACTCGAGCTGCACGAGATGGGCACGCCCCTGCGCGAGATCGCGGTGCTGTTCCGCGCCGGCTACATGAGCGCCGATCTGGAAATCGAACTCACCAACCGCAAGATCCCGTTCGAGAAGTGGGGCGGACTCAAGTTTCTCGAAGCGGCGCACGTGAAGGACGTGCTGGCCTTTCTGCGCGTGCTGGACAACCCGCGCGACGAGGTGAGCTGGTACCGCATCTTCATGCTGATGCCGGGCATTGGCGACGTGACGGCGCGGGCGATCATCGAATCGATGGCGGAACGGGCGTGGGACCCCGACGCATTCACGCACTTCGTGCCCCCGCCGAGGGCGCGCGACGCCCACCAGTCGCTGTCCACGCTGCTGCGATTGCTGCGCCGCGCGAGCGACGACGCCGGCGAACTCGGCGCGCAGATCGACGCCATCCGCCACCTGTACGACGACATCCTGCGCGAGCGGTATGATCGACCGGATCCTCGGCTCGCGGATCTCGACCAATTGCGGACCATCGCCGCCGGCTACCCCAGCCGCTCGGCGTTCCTGGCGGCGCTGGCGCTCGACCCGCCGTCGAACACGCAGGACCTGGCCACGGGATCGAGCGAGGCGGAGGACGATGCCCTGGTGCTCAGCACGGCCCACTCGGCCAAAGGCAAGGAGTGGGACGCGGTGTTCGTGATCTGGGCCGTGGATGGGTGGATTCCGCTGGCCCGCGCCGCCGAGAGCGATGACGAATTGGAAGAAGAGCGGCGCCTGTTGTACGTGGCGATGACGCGGGCGCGGAACCACCTGGCCGTGAGCTACCCGCTCAACGTGTACTCGTCGCGGCGGAGCATGGACTATTCGATGGACCAGTTATCGCGGTTCATCGACCGCGGGGTGCGCGAGCAGATGGAGCGCGTGGTGCTGGGCGACGACGCGAAGCCCGACCCCACGGCGGCGCCGCCAACGCCGGACTCGCCAATCGACCTCCGGGCGCTGTTACGGGGCCGGTTTGGCGGGGGCGGGAGTGGGGCCGGGGGCGGGAGTGGAACCGGCGGCGGGAGCGGGGTGGGTTGA